Within the Magnetococcus sp. PR-3 genome, the region AGACAGCATAGAAGGGCAAGAAGTACCATTCAGGCACAATGTGTGCGGGCGTCTTCAGTGGATCAGCGGGAATATAGTTATCCGCTTCCAAGAAGGCGTTGGGTGCAAAGAACACAAAGTAACTGAAGATGGTCAACGCAACGCCGTAGCCAAACAGATCCTTGATGGTGAAGTAAGGATGGAAAGGAATTGAATCCTTCTCTTCCAAATCAATACCGTCGGGATTGTTTGAATGCACCGCATGCAGCGCCCAAATATGCAGGACAACCAGACCCACCAGGACAAAGGGCAGCAGGTAGTGCAGGGAGAAGAAGCGATTCAAGGTGGGATCACCCACACTAAAGCCACCCCAGACCCAAACAACCAAGCCTTCACCTATAAGCGGTATGGCGGTTATCAATTTGGTGATAACCACGGCACCCCAGTAGGACATCTGACCCCAAACCAGCACATAACCGATGAAGCCGGTACCCATGAGCAGGAAGAAGATGATGACACCAATCCACCAAAGGATCTCACGGGGTGCTCGGTAGGATCCATAATACATACCACGTAGTATGTGTATGTAGATCACTACAAAGAAGAAGGTGGCACCATTTGCGTGCATGTAACGAAGCAACCAACCCCAGTTCACATCACGCATGATGTGTTCTACAGAGTCGAAAGCCAACATGGCATCAGGCTTATAGTGCATCACCAAGAAAATACCGGTGGCAAGCTGGATAATTAAAACCAACAGTGCCAAGGAACCAAAGTTCCACCAGTAGTTCAGGTTTTTCGGCGTAGGGTACTCAATAGCTTGAGTACGCATAAATTCGCTGATGGGTAGACGCTCATCCACCCATCCCATCATGGATTTGAACACGAGACAACCTCCTTTGACGTCGACCTATGGCCCTGTTAGCTCATTGCCTTACCGATAACGATTGTCTCGTCATCTTTGAACTCGTAGTAGGGCACTTCCAGGTTACGTGGAGCGGGACCTTTACGAATACGACCAGAGGTATCGTAGTGCGAACCGTGACAGGGGCAGAGGAAACCGCCAAAGTCGCCAGTACCTATAGGCTGAGGTACACAGCCCAAGTGAGTGCACGAGGCCATGACGATAAGCCACTCCTCTTTCTGAATACGATCTGCATCAGTTTGCGGATCAATCAGATCACTCGCACTGTCATCGTTTTTAGCCGATTCAATCTGCTCACCATTCCGGTGCAGAATGAAGACTGGTTTGCCTTGCCACAATGTGGTGATCATTTGACCTTCACCAATGGCACCCAAGCTTACCTCCGTGGTAGCTTGAGCCAGAACATCGGCTGAGGGGGACCAGGAATCGATGAAGGGCCATGCCGCACCAGCGACACCAACGGCACCCACCGCACCTGTGGCCATGATCAGGAAATCCCGGCGATTTTCATCGTGTTCGTTAACCGTGGACACAATCGACCTCCCGTTGGGGGGTTGAACGCTTGGATTCTCGAAAGAACCCGGGTAAAAAAAGCGACATCCCAACGGGGTGGCGCTTTGTTGATAGCCTGCAATATAACCAAATGATGATATTAAAACCCGCGTACTATGGCAGAAAGCTTGCCATGCGTCAAGATGATTCCCCAGATTTTAAATGTAAATGATGAGGGCCATGTATGAACCAAATATCTGAATCAAGCAATGTTGTGCAAACTGAACCTGTTACAGCGGAAGAGTTGCTCCATGTGGTGCTCTATCGGCCAGAAATTCCCCCCAATACAGGGAATATTCAAAGAATTTGTGCGGCTACGGGTGCCGTCCTGCATTTGGTGGGTCCGCTTGGTTTTCGCTTGGATCACGCTGCACTTAAGCGGGCGGGTATGGATTATCGCCAGTGGGTTGATGTGCAACGCTATGATAGTTGGGAAGAGTGCTTGGCAGCCCAGCCGAAGGATGCCCGGTGGATACCGGTGAGTACCAAAGCGACACAAGGGTACCATGAGATGGCTTTTAAGCCGGGTGATCGCCTGCTTTTTGGACGTGAGAGTGGGGGGTTGCCTGAGGCGCTTCACCAAAGCTATGGCCACAATGCGGTTCGAATTCCCATGACCCCACATGCACGCAGTTTAAATCTGGCCAACTCTGTTGCCATTGTGCTCTATGAAGCACTGCGCCAGCTGGAGTTTAAAACCCTCGGTTAAACGCATAGATGCCCCATGCGTAGGCTTTTTATACAATCGGTTGTCTCTTAGGCTCTTTTTTCCCATTTAGGGGTAAAAAAA harbors:
- a CDS encoding cytochrome b; amino-acid sequence: MFKSMMGWVDERLPISEFMRTQAIEYPTPKNLNYWWNFGSLALLVLIIQLATGIFLVMHYKPDAMLAFDSVEHIMRDVNWGWLLRYMHANGATFFFVVIYIHILRGMYYGSYRAPREILWWIGVIIFFLLMGTGFIGYVLVWGQMSYWGAVVITKLITAIPLIGEGLVVWVWGGFSVGDPTLNRFFSLHYLLPFVLVGLVVLHIWALHAVHSNNPDGIDLEEKDSIPFHPYFTIKDLFGYGVALTIFSYFVFFAPNAFLEADNYIPADPLKTPAHIVPEWYFLPFYAVLRSIDFLGTYSKLAGVIAMVASIAILFILPFLDRSPVRSFRYRGISKGLFWIFVIDCFVLGWVGYNPADREVFGEPIVLIGRAATAIYFGYFFLLWLVTALNIEKPKPVPKSL
- the petA gene encoding ubiquinol-cytochrome c reductase iron-sulfur subunit, with protein sequence MSTVNEHDENRRDFLIMATGAVGAVGVAGAAWPFIDSWSPSADVLAQATTEVSLGAIGEGQMITTLWQGKPVFILHRNGEQIESAKNDDSASDLIDPQTDADRIQKEEWLIVMASCTHLGCVPQPIGTGDFGGFLCPCHGSHYDTSGRIRKGPAPRNLEVPYYEFKDDETIVIGKAMS
- a CDS encoding tRNA (cytidine(34)-2'-O)-methyltransferase, with translation MNQISESSNVVQTEPVTAEELLHVVLYRPEIPPNTGNIQRICAATGAVLHLVGPLGFRLDHAALKRAGMDYRQWVDVQRYDSWEECLAAQPKDARWIPVSTKATQGYHEMAFKPGDRLLFGRESGGLPEALHQSYGHNAVRIPMTPHARSLNLANSVAIVLYEALRQLEFKTLG